Below is a window of Cryptosporangium phraense DNA.
GCGGATCGGCGGCCGCCGCGAAGAGGCCGAGGGCACGCTGGGCACCGCGATCGGCGCCCCGGTCTCGATCTCCGCGACGACGACCGACGGCCTCGGCTTCACCGGCCAGGGCGAAGGCCTGGCCGCCATCGCGACCGCGCTCATCCTCGCCGGCTGACACACGAAACCTCGCCGGGTGACGCACGAAACCTCAGCCCTTCGGGTGGATTGTCGGTGAGGTGCGCGGCAGCATCGCGCGCGCGTGCGGCTACCCCGATACCCTGCGGAATGTGAACCGGTCGGAGGATGACCCGCTGCTGGCTAGTTTGCTCGCCGCAGTGTCGGCCGCGTCGAACGACGTTCCGCTGCGCCTGCACGTCGCCGGTCTCCTGCTCGACCGCGGCCGCGCCGCCGAGGCCCTCGAGCACTGCTCGACCGTGCTCCGCACCGACCCGGCCAACGAGGAGGCGATCGCGCTGCTGCGCCGCGCGTCGGCCGAGCTGGGCGCGGCCCGCCCGGGCAGCCGGGTGGCGGCCGACCGCCCCAGCGCCGACCCCGCGATGGTCGGCCGCTCCGGTTTCGATTGGGACGCCGCCGAGGCCCAGGTCCAGGACTTACCGCAGGCCGACCAGGTGCCCGACGGGCTGCCCGATCCGGTCGGCCCCGGTGACGTCGACGGCGTCGTCGTCACGGACCTGACGCTGGCCGACGTGGCCGGCGCGATCGACGCCAAGCAGCGGATCGAGCGCTCGATCGCCCCGGTGCGCAACCCGGCGTTCGCCCGCGCGTTCGGCATGCGGACGACCGGCGGCGTCCTGCTCTACGGGCCGCCCGGCTGCGGCAAGGCGTTCCTGGCCCGGGCGATCGCCGGAGAACTCCGCGCCAGCTACTACCGGGTCGGGCGGGAAGACGTCCTCGACCGGCCGACGACCACCGTCGCGGCGATGGCCTCCAGCTCGGCGGCCGAGCGGCGGCTCCGGGCCGTGTTCGCCACCGCGAGGCGGTCGGCCCCGTGCGTCCTGTTCCTCGACGACGTGGACGCGATCGGCCCGAAGCGGTCGCGGCTCCAGAACCCGAGCATGCTGCGGACGGTCGTCAACCAGCTGCTGTTCGAGTTCGACTCGCTGGCCCGCGGCGACAGCGGCGTGTTCGTCGTCGCGTCGACCACCCGCCCCTGGGACCTCGACCCGGCCCTGCGCCGGGCCGGTCGGCTCGACCGGATGGTGCTGGTCGGTCCGCCCGACGCCGCGGCCCGGAGCGTGATCCTGCGCTACCAGCTGCAGAATCGCCTGGTGGCCGACTTCGACCTGGGCGTCCTCGCCGAGGCGACCGAGGGGTACTCGGCCGCCGACCTGCAGCGGGTCGTGGAGTCAGCGGCCGACTCGGCACTCTCGGACTCGCTGCGACTCGGCCAGGCCCGCCCGATCGAGGAGAAAGACCTGGCCGCCGCGGCCCGGCGGGTGCGCCCGAGCGTCGGCGTCTGGCTCGACCTGGCCCGAGCCGCCGCCGGCCCCTCCGACGGCAGCTACGAAGACCTGCACGCCTACCTCAGGATCCATCGCCGGAAGCAATGACCGCCCGGTACCAGTCGTAGGACGCCTTCGGGGTCCGGCGCAGCGTGTCGTAGTCGACGCGAACCAGCCCGAATCGCTTGTCGTAGCCCTCCGACCACTCGAAGTTGTCGAGCAGCGACCAGCAGAAGTACCCCCGGACGTCGACCCCGGCGGCCATCGCCGCGTGAACGGCCCGGAGGTGGGCGTCCAGGTACGCGATCCGGTCGTCGTCCTGCACCCGGCCGTCGGGATCGGGACGGTCGTCGTACGCGGCGCCGTTCTCGGTGACGTAGATCGGCGGCAGTGCGCAGCCGTACTGGGTCACCAGGCCGGTCAGCAGCTCGGTGAACGCCTCCGGCACCACCGGCCAGCCCATCGCGGTCGTCGGAGCGCCCGGATACTCGACGATCTCGGTGCCGAGCTGCTCCGGACCGCCCGCGCGCACCCGGTGCGGGTTGTAGAAGTTCACACCGAGGAAGTCCAGCGGAGCGGAGATCAGCGAGAGGTCGCCGTCGCGGATCACGGAGAGATCCGCGCCCCGGTAGACCGCGGCCAGCTCGTCCGGGTACCGGCCGGTCAGCAGCGGATCGTTGTAAGTGCGGTTGTGTAGCAGATCCAGTACCCCGGCGGCCAACTCGTCCTCCGGGGACGACGACGCCGGATGCACCGGCGCGAGCGCGTTCGTGACCCCGACCCGGCCGGCCACGCCCCGCAGCGCCTGCACCGCCAGCCCGTGCCCCAGCAACTGGTGGTGCGCCACCGGGAACGCCCCCGCCAGCAGCCGGTGGCCGGGCGCGTGCGTGCCGAGCGCGTACCCGAACGCGGTGACGACGAACGGCTCGTTGAGCGTGATCCAGTACCCGACCCGGTCGCCCAGCCGGTCCGCGACCAGGGCGACGTACTCCGCGAACCGCTCCGGGATCTCCCGCTGCAGCCAGCCGCCCCGGTCTTCCAGCGCCTGGGGCAGGTCCCAGTGGTAGAGCGTGGCCGCCGGAGTGATCCCGCGGGCGAGCAGGCCGTCGACGAGCCGGTCGTAGAAGTCCAGACCGCGCTGGTTCGCCGGCCCGGACCCCGTCGGCTGGATCCGCGGCCAGGCGATCGAGAACCGGTAGGCGTCGACGCCCAGCCCGGCCATCAGGTCGAGGTCCTCGTCCGAGCGGTGGTAGTGGTCGTCGGCGACGTCGCCGGTGTCGCCGTTGTCGGTCCTTCCCGGCGTGTGGCTGAACGTGTCCCAGATCGACGGGCCGCGTCCGTCCTCGGTGACCGCGCCTTCGATCTGGTATGAAGCGGTCGCCACTCCCCAGACGAAATCAGCTGGGAACTGCGGGAATCCCGTCATGGCGGCAGCCTAGTCAACTAATTGGGTGCGATCGTCACGCGAGTTAAAGCCGTTGTTTCGGCCGGATAAGGTAGTAATAGCCTGAATTGTCCACCGGTTAGCGCCAGGTGTGTCGATAGTCATACAGTTGAGGTGGAAGGAAGGACGTGATTTAGATGTCGCTAGCTGTGGCGGCCGAGGCGCTGTTCGTCAGTCCGCTGCAACCCTCCGAGCACCCCAGCCCGGAGCAGGTGGAAGCCGCGATCGACGACAGCCTGCGTAGCTACGGTGGCCCGTCGGGTTGTGCCTGCTGGCTCGCGGCGGAGTACGGGGAACATCCAGAAATTGCTGCTGACCGGATGCGGTGGGCGCTAGAGCTCACCACCAACTAAGAACGGGGCGACCCTCTTCAGGGCCGCCCCGCCGCATGCTCACCCAGCTTTGTACGCCTCGTCCATTCGCGTCAGGACCTGGTCCGGTGAAGCCTTACCCGCGAACATGTCCTGGATCGCGGCGAAGTGCACGTTCTGGACCTTGGGGTTCGGCCAGAGCTGGTCCATGAACGGCACCGTCTTGCCCGCCTTCTGGGCGTCGAGCAGCGGCTGCAGTGCCGGGTCGACCTTGAACTGGTCGTTCGGAATACCCGGCAGGTTGCCGGTCGCGGTTGCGTACGCGTTGATCGCTTCCGGGGTCCCCAGGAAGTCGATGAATTCCAGCGCCAGCTTCTTGCTCTTGGTCTTCGCGTTCACCGCGTAGGAACCGCCGGCCGCACCGGGCAGCTGGGTGTCGCTCGCGTTGTCGGTGGCCGGCACCGCGAACATTCCGAATTCGGTTCCGCTCGGCGCTTCGGCCTGCAGCTGGTTCAGGCCCGACGTCACGTAGATCATGCCGACCGACTTACCGCCGGCGACCTGCGAGATCGCGTTCTCGACCGAGGTGCCGAGCGGGTTGGCCGAGAAGCAGCCGCGTTTGTTCATCTCGAGGTACTTGTCGAGCGTGGGCTTCCAGGCCGAGGACGCGAACGTCGCCTTGCCGTCCTTCATCTGCTGGGCGAAGTCCGGCGTCTTGCCGTAGACCAGCGTCGAGGCCAGTGCGTAGTCGGCGAGCTGGGTGACCCAGTTCGTCTGGTTGCCCAGCGCGAACAGCACCTTGCCCTTGGACTTCGCGGTGTCGCAGAGCGTCAGCATCTCGCTGTAGGTCGTCGGCTCTTTGCCGCCGATGTCGGCCAGCGCCTTCTTGTTGTAGAGCGCGCCGATGCCGGCGAACGTCTCCGGCACCACGTAGGTCTTGCCGTCGACCACGGTGACCGGCTTGATCCCGCTCGGGATGTCCTTCACCCACGGCCGGTCGGACAGGTCCAGCAGGTAGCCGCTGGGCGCCAGCACCTCGATCGCGCCCGGGTTGCCGTTGCCCGGCCAGGCGAAGAACACGTCCGGAGCGGTACCGCTGGCCAGCTGCGTGCGCAGCGTCCCCTGGTACTGGTCGGTGTCGGCGTAGGAGGTCGTGAAGTTCACGTCCGGGTGGTTCTTCTTGAACGCGGCGATCAGGGCCTCGGCGCCGGCCTTGTCGCTGGCCACCGACGCGAGCTTGAGCGTGCCGCCGCTGCTGTCGCCGCCGTTGTCGTTGGCCGCGTTCGTGCCGCCCGCGCAGGCCGCCGTCAGCGCAGTGAGCGCCGCAACCACAGCGGCGGTCAGGAACCGCTTTCTGATGGACATCAGTGTCCCTTCTTGGGGGTGGGGGGTTGAGCGGTGAAGCGGTAGGTCCCGGACTCCAGCCGGAGCTGCGCTCCGACGGCCTCGCCGTCGGCGTCCCGGACCGACGAGGGATCCGAGGTGGGAACGGTCAGCTCCGCGGTCGAACCCGGCGGAATCTCGACGTCGACGACGACCTCGCCGTCGGCCAGGCGCCAGCCCGAGGCGACCCGCCCGCGGACCGTCTCCTGCGAGGCCCGCGCGAACCCGAGGCGGCCGCCGATCGTCGGCCGGAGGACGAGCGACCGGTAACCGACCGAGTCGGGCGCCTGGTCGATGCCCGCCACGCCGCCGTAGAGCCAGTCGCCGATCGATCCCAGGCTGTAGTGGTTGAACGAGTTCATCTGGGCGGCCTGGAAGCCCCGGTCGGCCGTCCAGCCGTCCCAGCGCTCCCAGATCGTGGTCGCCCCGTGGACGATCGAGTACCCCCACGACGGGTACGTGTCCTGGTGCAGCAGCGCGTAGGCCAGGTCGGCCCGCCCGTGCGCGGCCAGCGTCGGACAGAGCAGCGCCACACCCACGAACCCGGTGGTGAGGTGGTGGTCCCGCTTCTCGACGTCAGCGGCGAGCCGCTCGAACGCGGGCTCGACCAGGTGCGAAGGCAGAAGGTCGAACGCGAGCGCGAGCAGGTAACCCGTCTGGGTGTCACCCACGACCCGTCCGTCGTCTTCGACGAACGCGTCGATGAACGCGTCCTTGATGCGCGCGTGCAGGTCCTCGTACGGTTGCGCGTCCTTTTTTATTACGCGTGCCGCGCTGGCAATCAGCGCCGCGCTCTGTGCGAAGTACGCGGTAGCCAGGAGAGCTCGCGGCGTGTCCGCGTCCACCTGCAACCAGTCCCCGTAGTTGTTGCCGGTCCGGTTCCGCCAGATCAGGTCGGGGTTGTGGCGGTGCACGTGATCGACCCAGGCAGCCATCGAGTCGTACGAGCGCTCGAGCGTCCGCACGTCGCCGTAGACCCGGTACAGCAGCCACGGGATGATCACGCCGCCGTCGCCCCAGGCGGGTGCCCCCTCGGTGAGCATGGCCACCCGGGGCGCGATGTCGGGGAACACCCCTTCGGGCGTGGTCGCCGCCCGCACGTCCGCGAGCCAGCGGGCGAAGAACGCCTGCACGTCGGCGTTGCGCATCGCGGTCGGGGCGAAGATCTGGGCGTCGGCGAGCCAGCCCAGCCGCTCGTCCCGCTGCGGGCAGTCGGTCGGCACCGAGACCCAGTTGCCCCGCTGCCCCCACCGGATGTTGCGGTGGAGCTGGTCGACCATCTCGTCATCGCACTCGAACGTCCCGGTGAACGGCGTGTCGCTGTGCAGCACGCGTCCGACGACGTCCTGCGCGTGCAGCAGCCCGGGGTAGCCGACGACCTCCACGTACCGGAAGCCGTGGAACGTGAACGTCGGCTCGAAGACCTCGACCGGCTGTCCCGCCGCGAGGTAGACGTCGGTCGCCTCGGCCGTGCGGAGGTTCTCCAGGTAGAGCTCGCCGTCCTCGAGCACCTCGGCGTGGCGCAGCCGGATCCGCTGCCCGGTCTTCGCTCCGCGGACCGTGAGACGGACCCGGCCGACCAGGTTCTGGCCGAAGTCCACCAGGTGCCGGCCGTCGCCGAGCGCGGTGACCGACACCGGGTGCAGCTCCTCGGTGACCCGGACCGGTTCGTCGGGCTCGGCGACCAGGTTCGCCGGATTCGGATCGACCACCCGGACCGGTAGCCAATCGTTTGCGTCGTAGCCGGGCGCGTCCCAGCCGGGCTGCGCCCGGGACGCGTCCTCGTACTGGCCCATCAGCAGGTCGGCGTAGCGGATCGCCCCCGGCCGCTCGACCCACTCGCCGTCGGTGTCGATCGTGCGGGTCGAGCCGTCGGCGAACTCCAGCACGAGCTGGGCCAGGAACTGCGGGGCGGCACCGTAGTGCTGGGCCTGGTGCCGGCTGTCGAAGCCGACGAACCCCGACCACCAGCCGTCGGCGACGACCGCCCCGAGCACGTTCTCGCTCGCGGTGACCAGGTCGGTGACGTCGTAGGTCTGGTAGAGGATCCGGGTGCCGTACTCGGTCCAGCCCGGCGCGAGCTCGTGGTCGCCGATCTTTCGGCCGTTGAGGCGGGCCTCGTAGACGCCTCGGGCGGTGGCGTAGAGGCGGGCCCGTACCGGGGCGTCGTCCAGAGTGAAGGAGCGGCGCAGGTGCGGCGGGGCCGGCAGGTGTCGGGTGCGGTCGGTGAGGTCGTCGACGACCGGCGGATCGAACGGCGGGTGCACGTGCGGGTTCCGGTCGATCCAGACCGCGGTCCACTCGTCCGGGTGCAGCAGCGCGGTCTCGAACCAGGAGTCGGCGGCGCCGGCCTCCTCACCGTCGGCATTCCAGACCGTGACAGTCCACTCATACCGGGCGCGGGAGCGCAGCACGGAACCGCCGTAGGCGATTCCGGAGTTCTCCGGAGACTCGACCCGGCCGGAGTCCCAGCGTTCGGTGCCACCCTCGGTGACGCGGATGCGGTAGGCGGTCTGAGCGTCGCCGTTGCGATCCGAGCGCAGGCGCCAGGACAGTAACGGCGACTTCTCGTCGATGCCCAGCGGCGTCGCGCGGCCGTCAGTACTCAGTGCGTACGGGGTCAGCATGGTCAACCCTTCAGCCCTCCGGCGAAGCCCTTGATGATGTGACGTTGCATGGCGAAGTAGACGAGCAGGATCGGCAGCGAACCGATCACCAGACCGGCGAAGACCAGCTCCCACTGCGAGACGTACTGGCCGAGGAAGCCGAAGATCGCGACCGGGATCGTCTGCTGGGTGCTGCCGCTCAGGTACAGCAGCGGGGTCAGGAAGTCGTTCCAGACCAGCACCGCGTTGAGGATCACGACCGTGCCGGTGATCGGGCGCAGCAGCGGGAACACGACGCTGCGGAACGCCTGGAACGGCGTGCAGCCGTCGAGCAGCGCGGCTTCCTCGTAGTCCCGGGGCAGCGCCCGCAGGAACCCGACGTAGAGGAACGTCGCGAACGGCACCTGCAGGCCGCTGTAGAACAGCACCAGCGCCCACGGCGTCCCGAGCAGGTGCAGGTCGCGGATCGTCTGGTAGAGCGGCAACAGCGCGAGCTGGAACGGCAGCAGCAGGCCGAGCATGATCAGCAGGAATGCTCCGCGCGACCAGGCCGCGGTCACCCGGGCCAGCGGGTACGCGGCCAGCGAGGAGACGATCACGATCACGACGACGCTGGCGATCGTCACCAGCGCGCTGTTCGCGATCGCGCCGCCGAGACCGGCCTGCTGCCAGGCGTCCGCATAGTTCTGGAGCGTGGGGGACGTGGTGAGGCTGGCCGCCGACGACGGGTCGTGCGGGTCGCGTAGCGACAGGTTGACCAGCACGTAGAGCGGGAACGCGAACGCGACCGTCACCGCGAGCATCAGCAGCTCGAGCAGGAAGCTGCGCCAGGTGTAGGACCTCATCGGGAGCTCTCCTCCTGGCGGCGGAGCAGCCAGTACTGGCCGCTGGAGATGATCGCGACGAAGACGGTCAGCACGATGGCGAGCGCGATGCTGTAGGCGAACTCGCCGAACTGGAACGCGTCCTTGTAGATCAGCGTGGAGAGCGTGTCGGTCGAGTGGCCGGGACCGCCGCCGGTCATCACCCAGACCTGGTCGAACAGCTTGAGGCCGCCGATGATCGACAGCATCAGGTTGATCGTCGTGGCCGGGGCGAGCAGCGGGAACACGACGTGCCGGAACCGGGTCCAGGGGCCGGCGCCGTCGACCTCGGCGGCCTCGTAGACGTCCTGGGGGATGCCCTGCAGGCCGGCCAGGAAGATCACCATCGAGTAGCCGGCGAACTGCCAGACGACGACCCCGACGATCGACCAGAGCGCGATGTTGGGGTCGCCGAGCCAGTCTTGTTTCAGTCCTCCGAGCCCGGTCGAATCGAGCGCCCAGTTGACCGCGCCGTCCGGGGCCAGCAGGTTCTTCCACAGCGCGCCGGTGACGACCGGCGTCATCACGGCCGGGGCGAACAGGAACACCCGCAGGACGTTCCGGCTCTTGATCCGGGTGTTGACCCCCAGCGCGAGCAGCAGCCCGACGCCGTTCTGGATGATCGTGATCGCGACCGCGATGAGCAGCGTCTGGCCGACCGCGGCGCGGGCGTCGGCGTCGTCGAGAATCGCGGTGAAGTTCTGCAGGCCGACCCAGGCCCGGTCGGGGCTCAGGCCGTCCCAGTCGGTGAACGCGAGGAGCGCGCCGCGGCCGCTCGGGACGAGCACGACGAACGCGTAGAGCGCGAGGGCCGGGAGCAGGAAGAGCCACATGGTGTTGCGGCGCTTCTTGCCCGTCGCGACCCGGGCCGTGGTGGCGGGCGGGGCCGGCGCCTCGGGCGCGGGGCGGGTGCGCGTGCGCGCAGGCATGAACTTCACCTCCGGGGCGGACAACGGTGTCGCCGGTCAGCCGATTGGAACGTTTCATCGGCCGTTCTTGGGGCAGAAGCATGCGCTACGTCACTGCCGTGTCGATAGCCCTGGATGCGCCGCCGGTAGCACGAAATTAACTTCGAGGTTTCGCGAGTATCGTGCTCCAGGTGCGCGAGAACCCGGTCGGTGAGTCCAAGTTAGGGCTCCTCTACCTGCGTGAAGGCATTCAGACGTATGCCGTGCGGTACCTGCACGCCACGATTCAGAAGACGCACACGCACAGCTTTTTCGAGCTGGCGTTCGTCCTGGGCGGGAAAGCCGCGCACGTCTCCCCGGCCGGGCGGGAGCCGATCTCCCGTGGCGACGTGCTGGTGCTGCGGCCGGGGGTGTGGCACGGATACGAGGAGTGCCGGGAGTTACGGGTCTACAACCTGTGCTTCGGTGTCGAGATCCTCAACCGGGAGCTCGCCTGGGCCCGGGAGGATCCCGGGCTGGGGTATTTGCTGTGGACCGGCCCGATGGCCGCCCAGCGTCGCGGAGTGCTGACGGCCGTGTTGCCGGACGCTCGCCTGGAAGACAGCCTGCAGCACCTGGACGCGCTGGCCGAGCTCGGGGCGGAGTCGGCGCTGACCCACCACGGGGACATGATCGCCCGGCTGACGCTGTCGCTGAGCGTCGTGGCGCGGGAGGCTGCGACGGCGAGGTCGGCGTCGGGGCCGGCGTCGGGGCCTGCGCATACCGCGGTGCTCGCGGCGATGCGGCTGCTCGAGGAGCGCCCGGAGTATCCGTGGACGCTGGCCGACCTGGCCGACGAGCTGCACCTGACGCCGGGGTATCTGGTGCGGTTGTTCAAGTCGTCTACCGGCTTGCCGCCGATGGCGTTCTTGGCCCGGCATCGGGTGGAGCGGGCGGCTGAGTTGTTGCTCGACACTGATCAGCCGGTGACGCAGATCGGGAGGTCGGTGGGGTGGCCTGATCAGAATTACTTCGCGCGGCGGTTCAAGGCGCATTTCGGGGTGACGGCGACGGCTTACCGGAAGGCGTTCGCTGAGAACAGGGCCCAGTTGAAGATCCGCCCGCGCGGCGAGCACGCGTTCTAGGGTCGGCTGCTTCTGGCGCGCGTGTCCGAGCGCTGGACGTCGTGACGTGTGACAGCGCATTCTGGCCCGACTCCGCTGCGGCCGAATCTGCCGCGGGCCGACCTTTGCCGCAGTCGGCTGCGGTGTGTCTGGAGGGGGCCGCGTCGGCATCGGCGCGAGGACTGCGGGTCGGCCGGGCATCAGCCGGCGCGCCCTCAACCCGAGATTTCCCTCGGTCGCACTGGCAGGTGATTCTGGCCGACAGGGCAAGCAGCGCTCTCTCGGCGGACCAGTCACATGGTGGACTGCCAACTCGGCTTCGAACCCCATGGCGCCCGCACCACCGATCCCTGCGTCCGCTCGCCCAGCGCCTCGGGGCTTGACCCCTGATTCTGGACATGGGCGTTGTCGGCGGAACTGCCGACGGTGCTCATCGACACGGCGACGCCGGCCGCGGGTCCGTTCGGCGGCCCGTAGAGCGTCGAGGACCAGTTCGGTGCGCCTGTGGTCGGCGATGGCCCACCCGGCCAGCCTGCGGGAACACAGGTCGATGACGGTGGTGATGTCACCGACGTAGCGCTGGTTCGGGGCCGGGGCGGTGAAGTCCCGGCCGATCAGATCGGGGGCCTTCGGCGCTGCCGGGGTCCGGGATCGTGGTGCGGGTCCGGCGGCGCAGCCGCAGCCTGCGGACACCGAGCCGGGTCATCACCCGCGCGACGCGCTTGTGGTTGACCGGGTCGCCCTGGTCGCGCAGTTCGGCGGCGATCCGGGGCGCCCCGTAGGTCGTGTCGTGCTCGGCGTGGATCTGCCGGATCCGCCCGGCTGGCAGCAGGTCGGCGGCGTCCCGGCGGGCCCGATCGGCGGCGGTGGTCTTCCAGTAGGAGAAACTCGACCGGTTGAGGCCGATGACCGCGCTGGTCTGCGACGCGGCACGTAGGAGGAGTTCCCGATTACGTGCGGGTCCGCGAGCGCCTCGTTCGGAGGACGCGAGCGAAGCTTCCACGCGGATTCGTGTCGGGTTCGGGGGTACTCGCACGCGGACGGCGGCACACCGAGCCGGAACGGCGAGAGGCACTATGCCGTCCGGTCGGCGTTCTCGCAGGTGGGGATCGGGCGGTCGCGGGCGAGACCGCCATCGAGCCAGCTGGTCGTCGGCGGTCGGCGCCGGGCCGGGCCGGGACGCCGACGGCGATCGGGTTGACCGAATGACGGGAGGACGGCTAGGGCCCCAGCCATCGCTGCACGATGCCCAGGTGCTCTGGACGGCGGGTCGGCCAGGGCTGGCCGCGGCGACCTCAGCCGCGGGAGACATGCGCGCGGCGACCTCAGACGCGGGAGAGATGCCCGCGGAGATCCGGCCGCGGGTGATAGGCGCGGGATCTGGCCGCGGAAAAGACACCCGCGGGGACCCGGCTGCGGCGGAGATGCCCGCGGGGACCCGGCCCCGGCAGAGATCCCCTCGGAAAGACCGGCCGCAGTAGACGCGCCCGCGGAGATCCGGCTGCGGAAGGGACGCGCGTCGCGGGGGAGGCGCCCGCGCAAGAGGTGGCCGCGGGGGAGGCCCGCCCGCGGGAGGCACGCCCTGGGTAGCCCCCGGAATCGCGGCGGACAAGGCGCGGGCTCGCAGGGCGCTGAGGCCCGGCCGGGGCCAGGTGCGCGGCTCGGCAGATTGTCGGGGGCGCGAAGTAATCTCGGAGAGTGCCGACATCGAAGTCTGGCGGATGGATCCGCCGCCTGTTTTCCGCGTGTTGGGCTCACCCAGGGCTGGTCGTCGGCGTACTCGTAGCTTCGTTCGGCGCGACCCTGCTGGAGGGCATCGCACCCCTGCTCACCCGAGCCGCCATCGACGATGCCGTCGGGGGGCGGGTCGACCGCGTCACGCTGATCGTCAGCATCCTGGCCGGGCTGGCCGTGCTCCGCTTCGCCGCGACGTTCTTCCGGCGGTACACGGCCGGCCGGCTCTCGCTCGACGTCCAGCACGATCTGCGCAACCGCGTCTTCACGACGCTCCAGCGGTTCGACGGACGGCGGCAGGACGCACTGCGCACCGGCCAGGTCGTCTCCCGCGCGATCTCCGACCTGCAGCTCGTGCAGGGCATCCTCGCGTTCATCCCGTTCTCGCTGGGCATGGTGCTGCTGTTCGTCATCGCGGTCGTCGCGATGTTCTCGCTCTCGGTGCCGCTGACGCTGGTCTCGCTGGCGGTCGCGCCCGCGGTGGCCTGGGCGGCCACCCGCAGTCGCAAGCGGTTGTTCCCGGCCACCTGGTCGGCTCAGCAGCGCGCCGGTGAGGTGGCCGAGCGCGTCGAGGAGGCGGTCACCGGCGTCCGGGTCGTGAAGGGCTTCGCCCAGGAGACCCGGGAGATCGTCGCGCTCGAGACCACCGCCCGCCGGCTGTTCGCCGATCGGATGCGGGCCGCCCGCATCAACGCGGTCCTCACGCCGACGCTGGCCGCGCTGCCGCAGCTGGGCCAGGTCGCGGTGCTGGCGCTCGGTGGCTGGCTGGCGCTCACCGACCGCATCACGATCGGCACGTTCGTCGCGTTCGCCGCCTACCTGGCGACGCTGGCCGGCGCGACCCGGGTGGTGTCCGGGCTGCTCACGATGGGCCAGCTGGCCCGGGCCGGGGTCGAGCGCGTCTACGACGTCATCGAGAGCGAACCGAGCGTCAAAGACCCCGCCGAGCCCCAGGAACTGCCGAAGACCCCGCTCGGCATTCGGTACGACGACGTGGAGTTCGGCTACACCCCCGACGACACCGTGCTCGACCGGCTCTCGCTGGACGTCCAGCCGGGCGAAACACTCGCCTTGGTCGGTCCGCCCGGCTCGGGCAAGTCGACGCTCGCGCTGCTGCTCACCCGGTTCTACGACGTCCGGGGCGGTTCGGTGGCGCTGGGCGGCGTCGACGTGCGCAACCTGCGCCTGGCCGACCTGCGGGGCGCGATCGGCGTCGTCTTCGAAGAAGCGTTCCTGTTCTCCGCCTCGGTACGGGCGAACATCGCCTACGGGCGGCCGGACGCGACCGAGGCCGAGGTCGAGGCGGTCGCCCGGGCGGTCGAGGCCGACGGCTTCATCCGCGCGCTGCCCGATGGGTACGACACGCTGGTCGGCGAGCGCGGGCTGACGCTCTCCGGCGGCCAACGCCAGCGGATCGCGCTGGCCAGGGCCCTGCTCACCGACCCGCGGGTGCTGCTGCTCGACGACGCCACGTCCGCGGTCGACAACGTCACCGAGGCGGCCATCCACGCGACGCTGCGCCAGGTCACGGCCGACCGCACGACGATCCTGATCGCGCACCGGCGCTCGACGCTCGCGCTCGCCGACCGGGTCGCGGTGCTCGACGGCGGCCGCGTGGTCGACGTCGGCACCCAGGCCGAGCTGGCCGACCGCTCGCCGCTGTTTCGCGCCCTGCTCGCCGGCCCCGACGACGCGGCCGAGGAAGACCCGGTCGGCACTCAGGGCTCGGTGCCGGTGCCGAACGCCGACGCGGTGACGCCGGCGCTCTGGCCGGAGGTCGAGGAAACCGACGATCCGCTGATCAACGCCCCGGTCCGCGCCGGCGGCGGCCACTTCGACCAGGGCGGCACGCCGGCCACACCCGAGTTGCTGGCCGCGGTGCGCGCGCTGCCCCCGGCGACCGAGGAACCGACGCTCCCGGGCATCGACCCGCGCGCGCCCGACCCGCAGTTCCGGCTCGGCCGCCTGCTCGGCCCGGTGCGCTGG
It encodes the following:
- a CDS encoding carbohydrate ABC transporter permease, translated to MRSYTWRSFLLELLMLAVTVAFAFPLYVLVNLSLRDPHDPSSAASLTTSPTLQNYADAWQQAGLGGAIANSALVTIASVVVIVIVSSLAAYPLARVTAAWSRGAFLLIMLGLLLPFQLALLPLYQTIRDLHLLGTPWALVLFYSGLQVPFATFLYVGFLRALPRDYEEAALLDGCTPFQAFRSVVFPLLRPITGTVVILNAVLVWNDFLTPLLYLSGSTQQTIPVAIFGFLGQYVSQWELVFAGLVIGSLPILLVYFAMQRHIIKGFAGGLKG
- a CDS encoding carbohydrate ABC transporter permease, translating into MPARTRTRPAPEAPAPPATTARVATGKKRRNTMWLFLLPALALYAFVVLVPSGRGALLAFTDWDGLSPDRAWVGLQNFTAILDDADARAAVGQTLLIAVAITIIQNGVGLLLALGVNTRIKSRNVLRVFLFAPAVMTPVVTGALWKNLLAPDGAVNWALDSTGLGGLKQDWLGDPNIALWSIVGVVVWQFAGYSMVIFLAGLQGIPQDVYEAAEVDGAGPWTRFRHVVFPLLAPATTINLMLSIIGGLKLFDQVWVMTGGGPGHSTDTLSTLIYKDAFQFGEFAYSIALAIVLTVFVAIISSGQYWLLRRQEESSR
- a CDS encoding helix-turn-helix domain-containing protein — translated: MRENPVGESKLGLLYLREGIQTYAVRYLHATIQKTHTHSFFELAFVLGGKAAHVSPAGREPISRGDVLVLRPGVWHGYEECRELRVYNLCFGVEILNRELAWAREDPGLGYLLWTGPMAAQRRGVLTAVLPDARLEDSLQHLDALAELGAESALTHHGDMIARLTLSLSVVAREAATARSASGPASGPAHTAVLAAMRLLEERPEYPWTLADLADELHLTPGYLVRLFKSSTGLPPMAFLARHRVERAAELLLDTDQPVTQIGRSVGWPDQNYFARRFKAHFGVTATAYRKAFAENRAQLKIRPRGEHAF
- a CDS encoding ABC transporter ATP-binding protein; amino-acid sequence: MPTSKSGGWIRRLFSACWAHPGLVVGVLVASFGATLLEGIAPLLTRAAIDDAVGGRVDRVTLIVSILAGLAVLRFAATFFRRYTAGRLSLDVQHDLRNRVFTTLQRFDGRRQDALRTGQVVSRAISDLQLVQGILAFIPFSLGMVLLFVIAVVAMFSLSVPLTLVSLAVAPAVAWAATRSRKRLFPATWSAQQRAGEVAERVEEAVTGVRVVKGFAQETREIVALETTARRLFADRMRAARINAVLTPTLAALPQLGQVAVLALGGWLALTDRITIGTFVAFAAYLATLAGATRVVSGLLTMGQLARAGVERVYDVIESEPSVKDPAEPQELPKTPLGIRYDDVEFGYTPDDTVLDRLSLDVQPGETLALVGPPGSGKSTLALLLTRFYDVRGGSVALGGVDVRNLRLADLRGAIGVVFEEAFLFSASVRANIAYGRPDATEAEVEAVARAVEADGFIRALPDGYDTLVGERGLTLSGGQRQRIALARALLTDPRVLLLDDATSAVDNVTEAAIHATLRQVTADRTTILIAHRRSTLALADRVAVLDGGRVVDVGTQAELADRSPLFRALLAGPDDAAEEDPVGTQGSVPVPNADAVTPALWPEVEETDDPLINAPVRAGGGHFDQGGTPATPELLAAVRALPPATEEPTLPGIDPRAPDPQFRLGRLLGPVRWLLWATIALIALDAAATVAFPLLAQHAIDAGVVGGSERALLVTAVLGVLVVAVDWLAVRTQTVTASQAGEKVLYLLRIRSFSHLQRLGLDYYERELAGRIMTRMTTDVDALSTFLQTGLATAVVSVLTIVGVTAALLLTDAGLAVIALSVLPLVILGTLVFRKLSAVAYEQARERVSIVNADFQENVSGMRVAQAYVRESRSAADFARRSDAYRRSRMRAQTYIATFFPFVGVLSDLGQAAVLAVGAHRIASGGVTPGILTAFLLYLGLFFQPIQQLSQVFDGYQQARIGLGRIGDLLRTPTSVVDATEPIAIPQRLDGRVELRDARFRYAGADTEALRGVSLAIEPGETVALVGETGAGKSTVLKLLARFYDVTGGAVLIDGVDVRKYRLADYRGRLGVVPQEPHLFTGDVASNISYGRPESPPAVVEGAARAVGAIGMVGSIQGGFRHPVSERGGGLSAGQRQLVSLARAEVVDPDLLLLDEATAALDPASEAVVLAAGDALSRRRTTVVIAHRLATAARADRIIVMENGEIAEQGTHADLVAADGVYARLWAEDGAAALEAELFERGEVDPVG